A region of Agrobacterium vitis DNA encodes the following proteins:
- a CDS encoding amino acid ABC transporter permease, translated as MQFDITFFLDFVFNPRPALLRGLLTTVLVAFASMVIGVVLGLVLSLFGLSRLRVLRWFNSVYIFVFRGTPLLVQVIIIYFGLPYLTNIDLFPQDFHLFGFISLSGTIVAGVTAFALHEAAFFSEISRGAIASVDHGQWDAGKAVGMTPRLLMQRIILPQAIRIMLPPLGNQMNGMFKATSLLYLIAVPEMLFIADAVNSVTFKTFEVYLGVSIYYLALTTAWSFVQAALEKRYSKGFASI; from the coding sequence ATGCAGTTCGATATCACCTTTTTCCTGGATTTTGTCTTCAATCCTCGCCCGGCGCTTCTGCGAGGCCTGCTGACGACGGTGCTGGTGGCATTCGCCTCCATGGTCATCGGCGTCGTGCTGGGACTGGTGCTTTCGCTTTTCGGGCTTTCGCGATTGCGTGTGCTTCGCTGGTTCAACAGTGTTTACATCTTCGTGTTTCGAGGCACCCCACTTCTAGTGCAGGTCATTATCATCTATTTCGGGCTGCCTTACCTCACCAATATTGACCTTTTTCCACAAGACTTTCACCTGTTCGGGTTTATTTCACTCAGCGGCACAATAGTCGCGGGAGTGACCGCGTTTGCATTGCATGAGGCCGCATTTTTCAGCGAAATATCCCGCGGCGCGATCGCGTCGGTAGATCACGGGCAGTGGGACGCTGGCAAGGCCGTGGGAATGACACCGAGGCTGCTGATGCAGAGAATCATTCTGCCACAGGCGATCCGCATCATGCTGCCACCGCTGGGCAACCAGATGAACGGCATGTTCAAGGCGACATCACTCTTATACCTGATCGCAGTTCCGGAGATGTTGTTCATCGCCGATGCAGTCAACTCTGTGACATTCAAGACTTTCGAGGTCTATCTCGGTGTATCGATCTATTACCTGGCCCTGACAACCGCGTGGAGCTTCGTCCAAGCCGCATTGGAGAAACGCTATTCAAAGGGGTTCGCATCGATATGA
- a CDS encoding amino acid ABC transporter ATP-binding protein, translated as MADHSEGSVAPAVELRNVSKSFGTLSVFENISMTVRPKETVVVIGPSGSGKTTLIRCINHLEEIQNGEIFMNGTLVSNKIVGGKKVDLSEREKASIRRNVGMVFQRFNLFPHLTALQNIIEAPVHVLKQTKREATERGLALLDRVGLTDKRDQYPAQLSGGQQQRVAIARVLAMNPEVVLFDEPTSALDPEMVGEVLAVMKELAGKGMTMIVVTHEMGFAREVADRVVVMDKGSIIEEGPPEQIFSAPKNARTASFLERIA; from the coding sequence ATGGCCGATCATTCCGAAGGCAGCGTCGCACCTGCCGTTGAACTCCGCAACGTGAGCAAATCATTCGGCACCTTGAGCGTGTTTGAAAACATCTCGATGACCGTTCGACCCAAAGAGACTGTTGTCGTGATCGGTCCGTCTGGATCAGGCAAGACGACGCTTATTCGGTGTATAAATCATCTCGAAGAAATCCAGAACGGCGAGATATTTATGAATGGAACCCTCGTCAGCAACAAGATTGTTGGCGGCAAGAAGGTTGACCTCAGCGAAAGGGAGAAGGCCTCTATACGACGCAACGTCGGTATGGTCTTCCAGCGGTTCAATCTTTTCCCACATCTGACCGCCCTTCAAAACATCATTGAAGCACCGGTCCATGTGCTCAAGCAGACAAAACGGGAGGCGACCGAGCGCGGGTTGGCGCTCCTCGATCGTGTGGGTCTGACAGACAAAAGAGATCAGTATCCCGCTCAATTATCAGGAGGACAGCAGCAGCGTGTCGCGATTGCACGTGTCCTCGCCATGAATCCAGAAGTCGTGCTGTTTGATGAACCAACCAGCGCGCTTGACCCTGAAATGGTTGGCGAGGTTCTAGCTGTTATGAAGGAACTGGCGGGAAAAGGAATGACCATGATTGTCGTGACACATGAGATGGGATTTGCCCGTGAAGTGGCTGATCGTGTCGTTGTTATGGACAAGGGCTCCATTATCGAGGAAGGACCACCTGAGCAGATTTTCTCGGCACCGAAAAACGCGCGTACAGCGTCCTTCCTGGAACGTATTGCTTGA
- the hutC gene encoding histidine utilization repressor yields the protein MDDLAIEKHAASRYSEIQRDIENKIATGEWGPGARIPPERELVDIYNCSRMTVNKALSSLAASGMITRKRRSGSFVAPPRIEEPLMHIQDIRAEVMAIDRTYTFEITDRSIRKATDPLDARHVGVPVGTRLLTLEVMHYADNLPFTMETRQINLDAVPQVERLQFKDEPPGSWLLHNVPFTDGEHSIRAVSADAILARRLQVVERTACISIARRTWLDEQLITFVRLIYPGDRHRFVVRFKPSAQPGVS from the coding sequence ATGGATGATCTTGCAATAGAAAAGCATGCCGCATCTCGATACTCGGAGATCCAGCGTGACATCGAGAACAAGATTGCCACGGGTGAGTGGGGCCCAGGTGCCCGGATTCCGCCGGAGCGTGAGTTGGTCGACATCTATAACTGCTCTCGGATGACGGTGAACAAGGCTCTGTCGAGCCTGGCTGCTTCGGGAATGATTACCCGGAAGCGCCGATCCGGGTCCTTTGTAGCTCCGCCGCGGATCGAAGAGCCGTTGATGCACATTCAGGACATCCGTGCAGAGGTCATGGCGATTGACCGGACCTACACGTTTGAGATCACGGATCGGAGCATTCGCAAGGCGACCGACCCTCTAGATGCGCGTCATGTCGGCGTTCCTGTCGGGACGCGTCTTTTGACCCTTGAAGTCATGCACTACGCTGACAATCTCCCGTTCACCATGGAAACCCGCCAAATCAACCTCGACGCGGTTCCCCAGGTGGAGAGACTTCAGTTCAAGGACGAACCGCCCGGCAGTTGGCTCCTTCATAACGTTCCGTTCACAGACGGAGAACATTCGATACGAGCGGTGTCGGCTGACGCCATACTTGCTCGCCGGTTGCAAGTGGTTGAGCGAACCGCATGCATATCCATCGCGCGCCGGACCTGGCTGGATGAACAGCTTATTACCTTCGTCCGTCTTATTTATCCTGGCGACCGCCACCGTTTCGTGGTGCGCTTCAAGCCGTCAGCACAACCGGGCGTGTCCTAG
- a CDS encoding hydantoinase B/oxoprolinase family protein, translating to MDPVQTAIMANRFNAIVEEASSTLQRTAHTTFVKLVQDFQCALANADGEAFAYPINTGVSAFIGLSVKGGLGDIPLSSLKPGDCIITNDPFSSDGMVTHMMDVSLVRPIFRDGQLIALAWAFVHASDIGGAVPGSIAPTLTEVFQEGLRLRPVLLYREGVLNESVKNILLDNSRISSELWGDIQAMLSALKSMDVRLGQLCDRYSTDEVLKGMDATLALSEARAREVISAIPDGTYEFADYIEGMRPGEYINIHARMTVDGSNLIFDFTGTDPQVLAAFNYVTGTTTHPYTLQSLIYYILTKAPDAPRNRGLLRPVRIIAPRGTIINANFPAAGGSRVTASTRVYDVVLGCLNAAIPDALAAAGPGMSGIIVVTGRDRLHGGKRVSVINPICGGGGGRIGQDGIDGIDNRSGSLLTVPAETVEVETIMRVRRYGLLADSQAPGRWRSGAAVVLDLENTDVEAVMTVRGMDRLKFSPWGVEGGAPGSLARVIMNPGRKDERDIGKIDVLHFKRGDVVRLITPAGGGFGPAAERDPHQVASDVKRGLVSVDWARTAYGVVVRDDYTIDDAETKAARSQMAARQGRFSVCETRRAFDAIWPTDVRAALAVGAFAYDASVRPILVRNTVSRFMESSKTATIEAISDALAEENRKLQL from the coding sequence ATGGATCCCGTTCAAACCGCCATCATGGCAAATCGCTTCAACGCAATTGTCGAAGAAGCGTCGTCGACGCTGCAGCGCACGGCGCACACGACCTTCGTGAAGCTCGTCCAGGACTTTCAATGCGCGCTCGCCAATGCGGATGGAGAAGCATTTGCCTACCCGATCAATACTGGCGTCAGTGCGTTCATAGGCCTGTCGGTGAAAGGAGGGCTAGGGGATATCCCGCTCTCTTCGCTCAAGCCAGGTGATTGCATTATCACCAATGACCCGTTCTCCAGCGACGGGATGGTTACTCACATGATGGACGTATCGCTTGTCCGTCCGATCTTCCGGGATGGCCAACTCATCGCATTGGCGTGGGCATTCGTACATGCGTCCGATATTGGCGGCGCAGTGCCAGGTAGCATTGCTCCGACCCTGACCGAGGTCTTTCAGGAAGGGCTGCGACTTCGCCCGGTCCTACTCTATCGGGAAGGTGTCCTCAATGAATCTGTGAAGAACATCCTCCTGGACAATAGTCGCATCTCCAGCGAACTCTGGGGTGATATCCAGGCGATGCTCTCGGCATTGAAAAGCATGGATGTCCGGCTGGGCCAGTTGTGCGATCGCTATTCGACCGACGAGGTCCTGAAGGGAATGGACGCGACCCTCGCGCTGTCGGAGGCGCGTGCACGGGAAGTGATCTCGGCCATCCCGGATGGCACCTACGAGTTCGCTGACTACATCGAAGGAATGCGGCCTGGTGAGTACATCAATATTCACGCGCGCATGACCGTCGACGGAAGCAACCTGATCTTCGATTTTACGGGTACAGATCCACAGGTGCTCGCGGCGTTCAACTACGTGACGGGGACGACAACCCACCCGTATACGTTGCAATCGCTCATCTACTACATTCTGACGAAGGCGCCCGATGCGCCACGAAACCGGGGTCTCCTCCGCCCCGTCAGGATCATAGCGCCTCGCGGCACCATCATTAACGCGAACTTCCCAGCGGCCGGGGGATCGCGTGTTACTGCGTCGACACGCGTATACGACGTTGTCCTCGGTTGCTTGAACGCAGCAATACCCGACGCGCTGGCAGCGGCGGGTCCTGGCATGTCCGGCATTATAGTCGTGACAGGCCGCGACAGGCTGCATGGTGGTAAGCGCGTTAGTGTAATCAATCCGATTTGCGGCGGCGGCGGTGGTCGAATCGGACAGGATGGGATCGATGGCATCGACAACCGTTCCGGTTCGTTGCTGACGGTCCCCGCGGAAACTGTCGAAGTCGAAACGATCATGCGCGTGCGGCGCTATGGTCTGCTCGCAGACAGTCAGGCGCCGGGACGCTGGCGCAGTGGCGCGGCCGTTGTTCTTGATCTCGAGAATACCGATGTCGAAGCGGTCATGACCGTCCGCGGAATGGATCGTCTCAAATTCAGCCCTTGGGGCGTCGAAGGCGGAGCGCCGGGATCGCTCGCCCGGGTCATCATGAACCCAGGCCGCAAGGATGAGCGCGACATCGGCAAGATCGATGTTCTGCATTTCAAACGCGGTGACGTGGTTCGCTTGATCACTCCAGCCGGTGGCGGGTTCGGCCCTGCTGCAGAAAGGGATCCCCACCAGGTCGCCAGCGACGTCAAGCGTGGCCTGGTCTCAGTGGATTGGGCTCGAACCGCCTACGGGGTTGTCGTTCGTGATGATTATACAATCGACGATGCGGAAACCAAAGCCGCCCGATCGCAAATGGCAGCTCGTCAAGGGCGGTTCTCCGTTTGCGAGACCCGGCGAGCATTCGATGCGATCTGGCCAACCGATGTCCGAGCCGCGCTTGCGGTTGGAGCCTTCGCTTATGACGCTTCGGTAAGACCAATCCTCGTGCGAAACACAGTTTCGCGCTTCATGGAGAGCAGCAAAACCGCGACCATTGAAGCAATATCCGACGCTCTGGCCGAGGAAAACAGAAAACTGCAATTGTAG
- the hutH gene encoding histidine ammonia-lyase: MPNTLVPGKVTLETLAAVYENALIPKLDADSLKRVQASADRVAEIAGGDEAHYGINTGFGKLASVRILADDVETLQRNLILSHCCGVGAPLADGIVRLIMTLKLISLGRGASGVRPQVIHVLAAMLEKNVLPIIPEKGSVGASGDLAPLAHMTAAVIGEGDAMFDGEVMSAKQALAKAGITPITLKAKEGLAMINGTQTSTALALVGLFRAHRALVSSLVSGALSTDAAMGSTAPFHPEIHTLRGHQGQIDAAQALRSLMDGSEIRASHEEGDERVQDPYCLRCQPQVAGACLDLLRQAANTLMIEANAATDNPLVLSDGTIVSGGNFHAEPVAFAADQIAIAICEIGAIAQRRIALLVDPVLSYGLPAFLTPRPGLNSGFMIAEVTSAALMSENKQMSHPASVDSTPTSANQEDHVSMACHGARRLLQMTENLFSIVGIEAISAAQGIDLRAPLSSSPALDTVRKGIRAVIPKLEDDRYMADDLKRATELVASGRLIAPLTKGLLPVL; the protein is encoded by the coding sequence ATGCCCAACACGCTCGTCCCAGGAAAAGTAACGCTCGAAACATTGGCAGCCGTCTATGAGAACGCATTGATCCCAAAGCTGGATGCGGACTCCCTGAAAAGGGTACAGGCATCCGCCGACAGGGTGGCCGAGATTGCGGGAGGAGATGAGGCGCATTACGGGATCAATACCGGCTTCGGAAAGCTGGCGAGCGTGCGCATTCTCGCCGACGACGTCGAAACCTTGCAACGGAATCTGATCCTTTCTCATTGCTGCGGTGTCGGCGCTCCACTCGCCGACGGCATCGTGCGCCTCATCATGACGTTAAAGCTGATTTCGCTAGGACGGGGCGCTTCGGGCGTCAGGCCGCAAGTCATTCACGTGCTCGCCGCCATGCTCGAGAAGAATGTCCTTCCGATCATTCCCGAAAAGGGATCTGTGGGCGCATCGGGCGACCTCGCGCCACTCGCTCACATGACGGCGGCTGTGATCGGTGAAGGCGACGCCATGTTCGATGGCGAAGTCATGTCGGCAAAGCAGGCGTTGGCCAAAGCCGGTATCACCCCGATTACGCTAAAGGCCAAGGAAGGCCTGGCGATGATCAACGGTACTCAAACCTCAACCGCCCTCGCACTTGTTGGCCTCTTTCGGGCTCACAGGGCACTGGTATCGTCGCTGGTATCCGGTGCGCTCTCAACCGACGCCGCGATGGGATCGACCGCGCCTTTCCACCCGGAGATCCACACTCTTCGCGGCCATCAGGGTCAGATCGACGCTGCACAGGCGCTGCGCTCGCTCATGGATGGCTCCGAAATCCGCGCAAGTCATGAAGAAGGCGATGAGCGGGTTCAGGACCCGTACTGCCTGCGATGCCAGCCACAGGTGGCAGGAGCCTGCCTGGACCTCCTGCGTCAGGCTGCCAACACTTTGATGATCGAGGCGAACGCTGCCACCGACAATCCCCTCGTGCTCTCCGATGGAACGATCGTCTCTGGCGGCAACTTCCACGCCGAGCCCGTAGCCTTTGCCGCGGATCAGATTGCCATCGCCATCTGCGAGATCGGTGCAATCGCACAGCGACGTATCGCCCTGCTGGTGGATCCGGTTCTTAGCTACGGTCTCCCCGCATTTCTGACACCCAGACCAGGTCTGAATTCCGGCTTCATGATCGCCGAGGTGACCTCTGCTGCTCTCATGTCGGAAAACAAGCAGATGTCGCATCCTGCTTCGGTTGACTCCACACCAACTTCCGCAAACCAGGAGGACCACGTGTCCATGGCTTGCCATGGTGCCAGGCGTCTCCTTCAGATGACCGAAAACCTGTTCTCTATCGTGGGGATCGAAGCTATCAGCGCCGCTCAGGGCATTGATCTCAGGGCTCCTCTTTCCTCGAGCCCGGCGCTTGATACGGTCCGCAAGGGAATCCGCGCCGTAATACCCAAGCTCGAAGATGACCGCTACATGGCTGACGATCTCAAGCGCGCAACCGAGCTTGTCGCGAGCGGTCGCTTGATTGCTCCGTTGACGAAGGGCCTCCTGCCGGTTCTCTGA
- a CDS encoding hydantoinase/oxoprolinase family protein: protein MALVRIGVDIGGTFTDFVGWRSDSSQGITRLKVPSTPPHFAEGFKDGFEPLLDQLRISDDDEVVVMHGTTVSTNTVIERSAEPIALFVTEGFRDILELQRLRLKNPVDLFSSRAIPLVARDLVFEIPERLDADGEVLTPIDAEAVRRAVAGVKAADVKAIAVVFLHSFRNPKHERGIRGLINEIDPEMDVCISSEIWPRIGEYERAVNATLNAYVKPRVQAYLQEIERYVTNRLSSVRLFVTRSNGGALGLADAAKFPVHTLLSGPASGVTAAQTVSSLSKHEYLLTFDMGGTSTDVSLVRQGNPTVTSQGAVGDFPITLPVTEIEAIGAGGGSLVHLEGPAMRIGPESAGAYPGPAAFGRGGVRPTVTDAYLLCGYLNAGNFLGGAMPLDVNRAATAYDSIAGRLSVTTAEAADACLSVTTSTMVSRILPYLAAHGLDPQNVTLVTFGGNGALHGPLLADEVGINSVIVPAAPSVFCACGGVVTTLTHDVVNVIQGTTITHESLSDAFRHLASETVDWLKQQVELDRLTSIDHEFWAELRYKGQSFQVPVVVPTKADGSFPDLATISDRFHDEHNRLYAHCDRNAAVEFVELRVRIRGSLPSPSQVNIEGSSRRGEVSAIARRDLRIAGRLYPNTPIYARSDLERGSRVEGPCIIEEDDSTILVPPAYTAEAISSGAISLDRRG, encoded by the coding sequence ATGGCTCTCGTCCGCATAGGAGTGGATATCGGCGGAACGTTCACCGACTTTGTCGGTTGGCGTTCTGACAGCTCCCAGGGAATTACTCGTCTGAAGGTTCCCTCTACGCCTCCGCACTTTGCGGAAGGGTTCAAGGACGGGTTTGAGCCGCTTCTCGACCAGCTGCGAATTTCGGATGATGACGAAGTCGTTGTCATGCACGGTACGACGGTTAGCACCAATACGGTGATCGAACGATCCGCAGAACCCATCGCGCTTTTCGTGACGGAGGGTTTCCGCGACATCCTTGAGCTCCAGCGCCTTCGTCTCAAGAATCCCGTAGATTTATTCTCCTCCCGCGCAATTCCGCTTGTAGCTCGGGACCTCGTTTTCGAGATCCCGGAACGTCTCGATGCCGATGGCGAGGTGCTTACACCGATCGACGCCGAAGCAGTTCGCCGGGCAGTGGCTGGCGTTAAGGCCGCCGACGTTAAGGCAATCGCCGTCGTTTTTCTTCACAGCTTTCGAAATCCTAAGCACGAGCGCGGGATCCGTGGCTTGATCAATGAGATCGACCCGGAAATGGACGTCTGTATTTCGAGTGAAATCTGGCCGCGCATCGGGGAATACGAGCGTGCTGTCAATGCAACTTTAAACGCCTATGTCAAACCCCGCGTCCAGGCATATCTGCAGGAGATTGAGCGCTACGTCACTAACAGGCTTTCATCTGTCCGGCTGTTTGTGACGCGCTCCAATGGTGGTGCACTTGGGCTTGCGGACGCGGCGAAGTTTCCGGTTCACACGCTGTTGTCGGGGCCGGCGTCCGGGGTGACCGCCGCACAGACTGTCTCTTCGCTCAGCAAGCATGAATACTTGCTCACCTTTGATATGGGCGGCACGAGCACAGATGTGTCGCTGGTCCGTCAGGGCAACCCGACGGTCACCTCGCAGGGAGCAGTAGGCGACTTTCCCATTACCTTGCCCGTAACCGAGATTGAAGCGATTGGCGCCGGTGGCGGCTCCCTAGTCCATCTCGAGGGACCCGCGATGCGGATCGGCCCTGAAAGCGCTGGCGCCTATCCTGGCCCGGCAGCCTTCGGGAGGGGTGGCGTCCGCCCAACAGTGACCGACGCTTATCTTCTATGCGGCTATCTCAATGCCGGCAATTTCCTTGGCGGCGCCATGCCTTTGGACGTGAACCGCGCTGCGACAGCATATGACAGTATTGCCGGCCGGCTCAGCGTGACGACTGCGGAAGCTGCCGATGCCTGCCTTTCCGTGACAACCTCGACGATGGTCAGCAGGATTCTGCCCTATCTCGCTGCGCACGGACTCGACCCGCAGAACGTGACGCTTGTGACGTTCGGCGGAAACGGAGCTCTGCATGGACCACTGCTTGCGGACGAGGTTGGAATAAATTCGGTCATCGTGCCTGCCGCGCCTTCGGTTTTCTGCGCCTGTGGCGGCGTGGTCACGACCCTCACCCACGATGTCGTCAACGTCATTCAAGGCACGACGATAACGCATGAATCGCTCTCTGACGCATTCAGGCACCTCGCATCGGAGACGGTCGACTGGCTCAAGCAGCAGGTGGAACTCGATCGCCTGACGTCGATCGATCACGAATTTTGGGCGGAACTACGATATAAAGGGCAGTCATTCCAGGTTCCGGTCGTCGTCCCGACCAAAGCCGATGGCAGCTTCCCGGATCTGGCAACGATTTCCGATCGCTTCCATGACGAGCACAACAGGCTTTATGCCCATTGCGACCGGAATGCTGCCGTCGAATTTGTAGAGTTGCGCGTTCGCATCCGCGGAAGCCTGCCCTCTCCCTCGCAGGTGAATATCGAGGGGAGCTCCAGGAGGGGCGAGGTCTCAGCCATCGCCAGGCGCGACCTCCGTATCGCGGGGCGGCTTTATCCAAATACTCCGATCTATGCCCGCAGTGACCTCGAAAGAGGAAGCAGGGTCGAGGGGCCATGCATCATCGAAGAGGATGACTCAACGATCCTTGTCCCGCCTGCCTACACGGCCGAAGCAATCAGCTCCGGTGCTATTTCTCTGGATCGGAGGGGCTAA
- a CDS encoding MmgE/PrpD family protein gives MAISATTRLSEFIANVRELPTEVSEKAKLHIADTLACIYAGSASEAVALLERVCAPSDDNAPFIAPGLGRWSDPALAAMLIGVCAHADDFDDTSEYSMNGHPSAPIVSALIPTAVATKASGMAMVRAYAVGIEVACKLGSAIGTAHTRRGWHTMSTLGTLGAAAAAAHLRGLHTGQTERALAIASSFAGGLLGNTGTMTKSLHCGRAAQAAYLAAALAEQGFSAGADILEAENGFLAALTDRSKDRIDLSGIGDVWELVSPGLAVKLYPCCSCTHLAIDGAIEIQRRHAIDPERIEQVTCAVREECTHYLRFPNPTTGIEGKFSMNYTVAVALARGKVTLDDFETAALGHDDIALLMPKVHMVVRPDEKDAGEIEVILKGGLRLTAYRDVPRGSPETPADWEDIIGKLRDGLARAGRLRPVHPETLFAGLREMDKQSEFLNLLRT, from the coding sequence ATGGCTATCTCCGCAACTACCCGCCTTTCGGAATTCATCGCGAACGTACGCGAATTGCCGACGGAGGTTTCGGAAAAAGCCAAGCTACATATCGCGGATACTCTGGCATGCATCTATGCCGGTTCCGCTTCTGAAGCCGTAGCGCTTTTGGAGCGGGTCTGCGCACCTTCCGACGACAACGCGCCATTTATCGCCCCCGGTTTGGGACGCTGGAGCGATCCGGCTCTGGCGGCCATGCTTATCGGTGTCTGCGCGCACGCGGACGATTTTGACGATACCAGCGAGTATTCGATGAATGGTCATCCCAGCGCGCCCATCGTCAGCGCGCTGATACCGACCGCCGTTGCGACAAAAGCGAGCGGTATGGCAATGGTTCGCGCCTATGCTGTTGGGATCGAGGTAGCTTGCAAGCTCGGCAGCGCCATCGGCACGGCACATACGCGTCGCGGTTGGCACACTATGTCGACCCTCGGAACTCTCGGCGCCGCGGCTGCCGCCGCCCATCTTCGTGGTCTTCATACCGGTCAAACCGAGCGTGCCCTGGCAATCGCCTCTTCTTTCGCTGGAGGGCTTCTGGGTAACACGGGAACCATGACCAAAAGCCTCCATTGTGGGCGTGCGGCGCAGGCCGCCTATCTCGCCGCCGCGCTTGCCGAGCAAGGTTTCTCCGCCGGCGCGGATATCCTGGAGGCCGAGAATGGGTTTCTGGCCGCACTAACCGACCGATCTAAGGACCGCATCGACCTCTCTGGAATTGGTGACGTTTGGGAACTGGTTTCTCCTGGCCTCGCTGTAAAGCTTTACCCATGCTGCAGTTGCACCCATCTGGCCATCGACGGGGCGATTGAAATTCAACGCCGTCATGCGATCGACCCGGAAAGAATTGAGCAAGTCACGTGTGCGGTTCGCGAAGAATGCACGCATTACTTGCGCTTCCCCAATCCGACTACCGGCATCGAGGGCAAATTCAGCATGAACTACACAGTCGCCGTGGCGTTGGCGCGCGGCAAAGTGACACTGGACGATTTCGAAACGGCCGCTCTGGGGCATGACGATATCGCATTGCTCATGCCTAAGGTTCACATGGTCGTTCGCCCAGACGAGAAGGACGCCGGGGAAATCGAGGTCATCCTGAAGGGCGGATTACGTTTGACGGCGTACCGGGACGTTCCCCGAGGATCTCCAGAAACGCCGGCAGATTGGGAAGATATCATCGGAAAGCTGCGGGACGGCCTGGCGCGAGCCGGGAGACTTAGGCCGGTCCATCCTGAAACGCTTTTTGCAGGATTGCGAGAAATGGATAAACAGTCCGAATTTCTCAATCTCTTGCGCACATGA
- a CDS encoding amino acid ABC transporter permease, with protein sequence MNFDFNYFLELVFSPPSQLLYAVWIAVSVTLTSMIAGVVAGLFLALFGLSRFGVLRGFNWLYVWFFRGTPILVQLFLIYFGLPYLIGVDIFPSTISTPVFSISGAIVAGILAFSLHEAAYMSEITRAGIRSVDNGQSEAAKALGMMPSMAMRRIILPQALRIILPSLGNQCNMMFKTTAFLSVIAVPELVHVADSMRSQNFKTFEAYAAISVYYLVLTGVWTGLQQWIENRLSWSPRTAARRPDAKAANLLQMDT encoded by the coding sequence ATGAACTTCGATTTCAACTACTTCCTTGAGCTGGTTTTCTCGCCGCCATCGCAGCTTTTGTATGCTGTTTGGATCGCAGTCTCCGTCACACTTACCTCGATGATAGCTGGCGTGGTGGCCGGCTTGTTTCTGGCCCTGTTCGGATTGAGCCGCTTCGGTGTGCTCAGGGGGTTCAACTGGCTCTACGTCTGGTTCTTCCGCGGTACGCCAATTCTTGTCCAGCTGTTTCTGATTTATTTCGGGCTGCCATACCTCATCGGCGTCGATATTTTTCCGTCCACGATCAGCACACCGGTCTTCTCGATCAGCGGCGCTATTGTCGCCGGGATTTTAGCCTTTAGCCTCCATGAAGCAGCTTACATGAGCGAAATCACGCGTGCTGGTATCAGGTCGGTCGACAATGGACAAAGCGAGGCTGCGAAGGCACTCGGCATGATGCCATCGATGGCGATGCGTCGTATCATTCTTCCCCAGGCGCTGCGCATAATCCTGCCATCGCTCGGAAACCAGTGCAACATGATGTTCAAGACCACCGCGTTCCTGAGCGTTATCGCCGTACCGGAACTCGTCCATGTTGCTGACAGCATGCGATCGCAAAACTTCAAGACATTTGAAGCCTATGCCGCGATTTCCGTCTACTACCTCGTCCTGACCGGAGTATGGACTGGGTTGCAGCAATGGATCGAGAACCGGCTTTCCTGGAGCCCGCGAACCGCCGCGCGAAGACCAGACGCAAAAGCTGCCAACCTCTTACAAATGGATACCTGA
- a CDS encoding ABC transporter substrate-binding protein has protein sequence MNTRSSAMIMSLWLAAGVALTTSIASAQEAKEGTAYEVKLPTTPAKSVEPTEKLAKAGKIVMCTELGNPPGGFLAEDGVTPKGFNVDVMSAIGPVMGIKSEVVHYPFASIFAALDTGKCDAVMSNNSKSPARIAKYNFVEYIRERMGLLVPKGNPLNIKTYEDLAGHRVAVLVSSTNERLLKEASAKVEAEGKPAIEIQSYPQNTTTFRQLDLKRVDAFVSDAMTLSYFMKLTDDKYEIGGLPIDPLTIGIVLRKDDPALHEAVRKAYVALFEGGYVEQAAKTWGMDGHVELCRDDKQCP, from the coding sequence ATGAATACTCGTTCGTCCGCAATGATCATGAGCCTTTGGCTCGCCGCCGGAGTGGCCTTGACGACTTCGATCGCCAGCGCCCAGGAGGCAAAAGAAGGTACCGCCTACGAGGTCAAGCTTCCGACCACGCCCGCGAAGAGCGTCGAGCCGACCGAGAAGCTGGCTAAGGCCGGCAAGATCGTGATGTGCACGGAACTGGGCAATCCGCCCGGTGGTTTCCTGGCTGAAGACGGGGTAACCCCCAAGGGATTCAACGTTGACGTCATGTCGGCAATCGGCCCAGTCATGGGCATCAAAAGTGAAGTGGTTCACTACCCGTTCGCAAGTATATTCGCTGCCCTCGACACCGGCAAATGCGATGCGGTTATGTCCAACAATTCGAAAAGCCCGGCCCGTATTGCTAAGTACAACTTCGTCGAATACATCCGCGAACGCATGGGGCTTCTCGTCCCGAAGGGAAACCCTCTTAATATCAAGACATATGAGGATCTTGCAGGCCATCGCGTCGCGGTACTTGTCTCGAGCACGAATGAACGGTTGCTGAAAGAGGCGAGCGCGAAAGTCGAAGCTGAAGGCAAGCCAGCTATCGAAATTCAATCCTACCCCCAGAATACAACCACGTTCCGCCAGCTCGATCTGAAGCGCGTCGACGCATTTGTCAGCGACGCTATGACGTTGTCCTACTTCATGAAGCTTACGGACGACAAGTATGAGATCGGCGGCCTTCCGATCGATCCCCTAACGATCGGAATCGTCCTCAGAAAGGACGATCCTGCATTGCACGAAGCAGTGCGTAAGGCCTACGTCGCTCTTTTTGAGGGCGGCTATGTCGAGCAAGCGGCCAAGACCTGGGGTATGGATGGCCACGTCGAGCTGTGCCGCGATGACAAGCAGTGCCCGTGA